The following are from one region of the Salvia hispanica cultivar TCC Black 2014 chromosome 1, UniMelb_Shisp_WGS_1.0, whole genome shotgun sequence genome:
- the LOC125202252 gene encoding CTD nuclear envelope phosphatase 1 homolog, giving the protein MAELAAAEVYAPRTLQVWRTLLNWLAFFFQIFAQILRGTPSLNQVLSYVGLRQGSLLPSAPHAPPQFKPLPVVELSEYSEEHEEAVAVRGGGEGTADDSLPFGKLTVVLDLDETLVCAYETSSLPAMLRSQATEAGIKWFELECISSDKEFEGKPKINYVTVFERPGLKEFLKQLSEFADLILFTAGLEGYARPLVDKIDSANLFSRRLYRPSTISTEYREHVKDLSCLSKDFCRIVIVDNNPFSFLLQPLNGIPCIPFSPGQPHDEQLLDVILPLLKNLSQQKDVRPILYERFHMPEWFQKHGIPSSGWT; this is encoded by the exons ATGGCGGAGCTGGCGGCGGCTGAAGTGTACGCGCCGCGGACGCTGCAGGTGTGGCGCACGCTCCTCAACTGGCTGGCGTTCTTCTTCCAGATCTTCGCGCAGATCCTCCGCGGCACGCCGTCGCTCAACCAGGTCCTGTCGTACGTAGGCCTGCGCCAGGGCTCGCTGCTGCCGTCCGCGCCGCACGCGCCGCCGCAGTTCAAGCCGCTGCCGGTGGTGGAGCTGTCGGAGTACTCGGAGGAGCACGAGGAGGCGGTTGCGGTGCGCGGCGGCGGAGAGGGGACGGCTGATGATTCTCTGCCTTTCGGGAAGCTGACG GTTGTTCTTGATTTGGACGAAACTCTGGTATGTGCATATGAGACGTCAAGCTTGCCAGCCATGCTACGTAGTCAAGCCACAGAAGCTGGTATAAAATGGTTTGAATTGGAGTGCATATCTTCTGACAAA GAATTTGAAGGCAAGCCTAAGATCAACTATGTGACAGTGTTTGAACGTCCTGGACTTAAAGAATTCCTGAAACAACTCAGTGAATTTGCTGATCTTATCCTATTTACAGCTGGACTTGAAG GCTATGCTAGACCTCTCGTAGATAAAATAGATTCTGCAAATCTGTTCAGCCGTAGACTTTACCGGCCTTCTACCATTAGCAC GGAGTATCGTGAACATGTGAAGGATTTATCTTGCTTGTCGAAAGACTTCTGCCGAATTGTTATTGTTGACAATAATCCATTTAGTTTCTTGTTGCAACCGTTGAATGGCATCCCTTGCATACCATTCTCTCCTGGGCAACCTCATGATGAACAG CTTTTGGATGTTATCCTTCCTTTGCTAAAGAATCTTTCTCAACAAAAGGATGTAAGGCCTATTCTCTACGAAAGGTTCCATATGCCCGAGTGGTTTCAGAAACATGGAATTCCTTCTTCGGGATGGACATAG
- the LOC125213037 gene encoding probable serine/threonine-protein kinase fhkC, translated as MAEIHLDAVLQFLRRNGLSASESALFQDITDRKSAGAGAGSPEASSDDDDDEFVSFGSSDFTNPYAIRTTRPDSQASSDRLSQFGTARDSRDFDMQNDALWYKEDDGDYVMPPLFDGRDFDGDPSEDKFVMSVQAEEPVEDETKRNVVSEGRKRWGLDFEEHFECEPDHDSDEVSEGFQLEKVSKECDEHCNGVETVYTDVCKEESPTKAGVVGVNDTYNVKKESRIDDDVIGRASLDTTAERARAIPDELLSYEKEDDYEIFDLRIVHRKNRTGFEENKEFPIVLNSVIAGRYHVTEVLGSAAFSRVVQARDLHSGIDVCLKIIKNDKDFFDQSLDEIKLLKFVNRNDPADERHILRLYDYFYHQEHLFIVTELLRANLYEFQKFNRESGAEPYFTMHRLQVIIQQCLEALVYLHDLGIVHCDLKPENILIKSYRRCEIKVIDLGSNTIKKIVGHARRLCGRPMDEERSEPNPKG; from the exons ATGGCGGAGATTCACCTCGACGCCGTGCTGCAATTCCTCAGGAGAAACGGCCTCTCCGCCTCCGAATCCGCCCTCTTTCAAGACATCACCGACCGGAAAtccgccggcgccggcgccggAAGTCCCGAGGCCTCCtccgatgatgatgatgatgaattcGTCAGCTTTGGCTCTTCCG ATTTTACGAATCCGTATGCCATTCGCACCACTCGACCGGATTCTCAAGCCTCATCGGATAGGCTGTCCCAGTTTGGAACTGCTCGAGACTCCCGTGATTTCGATATGCAGAACGACGCGTTGTGGTACAAGGAGGACGACGGGGACTATGTCATGCCGCCCCTCTTTGACGGGAGGGACTTTGATGGCGACCCCAGCGAAGACAAGTTCGTGATGAGCGTGCAAGCAGAGGAGCCCGTTGAGGATGAGACGAAGCGTAATGTAGTTTCTGAAGGAAGAAAACGATGGGGATTGGATTTCGAGGAGCACTTTGAGTGTGAGCCTGATCATGACAGTGATGAAGTGAGTGAGGGCTTTCAGCTTGAAAAGGTTAGCAAAGAGTGTGACGAGCATTGCAATGGCGTTGAGACGGTCTACACGGACGTATGCAAGGAAGAGAGTCCTACAAAGGCCGGGGTTGTAGGCGTGAACGACACCTACAACGTTAAGAAAGAGTCTCGAATTGATGATGATGTAATTGGTCGAGCCTCATTGGACACAACGGCTGAAAGGGCTCGTGCAATCCCGGATGAGCTTCTGAGCTACGAGAAAGAGGATGATTATGAGATATTCGACCTAAGGATCGTGCACAGAAAGAACCG GACGGGTTTTGAAGAGAACAAGGAGTTTCCGATTGTTCTGAACAGCGTCATTGCTGGTCGATATCATGTCACGGAAGTTCTGGGATCGGCTGCTTTCAGCCGAGTCGTCCAGGCTCGTGATCTTCATTCAGGGATCGATGTTTGCCTGAAGatcatcaagaacgacaaggactTCTTCGACCAAAGCTTAGACGAGATCAAACTTCTCAAGTTCGTCAACAGGAACGATCCTGCTGACGAGCGCCATATTCTACGCCTCTATGACTACTTCTATCATCAG GAGCATCTCTTCATTGTGACTGAGCTTCTTCGAGCAAACTTGTACGAGTTCCAGAAATTTAACCGGGAATCGGGAGCAGAGCCCTATTTCACAATGCATAGGCTGCAG GTAATAATTCAACAATGTTTGGAGGCATTAGTGTATCTTCATGATTTAGGGATTGTTCATTGCGATCTAAAGCCCGAAAACATTCTGATCAAGAGCTACCGAAGGTGTGAGATTAAGGTTATCGACCTTGGCAGCA ACACAATAAAGAAGATCGTCGGCCATGCTAGAAGGCTCTGCGGAAGGCCAATGGATGAAGAACGGAGCGAACCCAACCCCAAAGGATGA